A DNA window from Actinomadura luzonensis contains the following coding sequences:
- a CDS encoding aromatic amino acid ammonia-lyase, translated as MTAAESLTSTSISLDAPLTAADLRRAATPVAVLAGDGVRARVERGRDFLRDVLSEEERPVYGATTGFGALVGFPGRQEQADQCDNTLAHLGAGQGPDLDHAVCRAALLVRARSLAQGVSGVSAHVVDGLAAMFATTFVPAVPRYGSVGASGDLIPLAYAAQALRGRGEAYAGGRRKPAAEALRECGLTPLTLDGRDALALVNGTSLTTAATALALDSVRASHRALQALTCLLADLLGCDPGFLDPRLMDAYGHRGAIDVAAGMRATLAGITPSGTRALQEPYSIRCSPQLLGAAEDALRYADGVVAADLSSVSDNPLFFPDDDLVVHGGNFFGQPAAFASDVLAMVTAQLGNLAERQLDLLVDPARNGGLPPMLAAGPGRQHGMQGVQLATTALVAELRHAALPAGTQSLPTNLHNQDVVPFGTQAALRAYDMAALLALLCGSLAVGLRQAAHVGARRPTSPSCAALLGALSEAVPPIDPDRPLDADVRRAAALLVSSR; from the coding sequence ATGACCGCAGCCGAAAGCCTGACCAGCACCAGTATCAGCCTCGATGCCCCGCTGACGGCCGCCGACCTGCGCCGCGCCGCGACGCCGGTCGCCGTCCTGGCCGGCGACGGGGTGCGCGCCCGCGTCGAGCGCGGCCGCGACTTCCTGCGCGACGTGCTGAGCGAGGAGGAACGCCCGGTGTACGGCGCCACCACCGGCTTCGGCGCGCTCGTCGGCTTCCCCGGCAGGCAGGAGCAGGCCGACCAGTGCGACAACACCCTGGCCCACCTGGGCGCGGGCCAGGGCCCCGACCTGGACCACGCCGTGTGCCGGGCCGCCCTCCTCGTCCGCGCGCGGTCCCTGGCCCAGGGCGTGTCCGGGGTCTCGGCGCACGTCGTGGACGGGCTCGCCGCGATGTTCGCGACCACGTTCGTCCCGGCGGTCCCGCGTTACGGCTCGGTCGGCGCGAGCGGCGACCTGATCCCCCTCGCGTACGCCGCCCAGGCGCTGCGCGGCAGGGGGGAGGCGTACGCGGGCGGGCGGCGCAAGCCGGCGGCCGAGGCGCTGCGCGAATGCGGGCTGACCCCGCTGACGCTCGACGGCCGCGACGCGCTCGCGCTCGTCAACGGCACCTCGCTCACCACGGCGGCGACCGCCCTGGCCCTGGACTCCGTCCGCGCCTCCCACCGGGCGCTGCAGGCGCTCACCTGCCTGCTGGCCGACCTGCTCGGCTGCGACCCGGGCTTCCTCGACCCGCGCCTGATGGACGCCTACGGCCACCGCGGCGCGATCGACGTCGCCGCCGGCATGCGGGCGACGCTGGCCGGGATCACCCCGTCGGGCACGCGGGCGCTGCAGGAGCCGTACAGCATCCGCTGCTCCCCGCAGCTGCTGGGCGCGGCCGAGGACGCCCTGCGCTACGCCGACGGCGTCGTCGCGGCCGACCTGTCCAGCGTGAGCGACAACCCGCTGTTCTTCCCTGACGACGACCTGGTGGTGCACGGCGGCAACTTCTTCGGCCAGCCGGCCGCGTTCGCCTCCGACGTCCTGGCGATGGTCACCGCCCAGCTCGGCAACCTCGCGGAGCGGCAGCTCGACCTCCTCGTCGACCCGGCCCGCAACGGCGGCCTGCCGCCGATGCTCGCCGCCGGCCCCGGCCGCCAGCACGGCATGCAGGGCGTGCAGCTCGCCACGACCGCCCTCGTGGCCGAGCTGCGCCACGCCGCCCTGCCCGCCGGCACGCAGAGCCTGCCGACGAACCTGCACAACCAGGATGTGGTGCCCTTCGGCACCCAGGCGGCGTTGCGGGCCTACGACATGGCCGCGCTGCTCGCCCTCCTGTGCGGCTCCCTGGCGGTGGGCCTGCGCCAGGCCGCCCACGTCGGCGCCCGCCGCCCCACCTCGCCGTCCTGCGCCGCCCTGCTCGGCGCGTTGTCCGAGGCGGTCCCCCCGATCGACCCCGACCGCCCGCTCGACGCCGACGTCCGCCGGGCCGCCGCCCTGCTGGTCAGCAGCCGGTGA
- a CDS encoding NAD(P)-binding domain-containing protein has translation MAHDYLIIGAGPAGLQLAALLERDGHDYVVLERGAGPGTFFTRFPRHRQLISINKVHTGYADPELRLRMDWNSLLSDDPELLFTRYSERYFPQADDLVRYLADFARATGARVSYGADVVRIGRDEDGFTATGRDGRSWRARRLVMATGVSELYVPPIPGIETAERYDTFEPDPRSFTGQRVLIIGKGNSGFETADALMERAAVIHVAGPHSIRMAWQSHYVGHLRAVNNNFLDSYQLKSQNSVLDGTVESIERRDDGTYRVLFRYARTVEALRELHYDRVIACTGFRFDASVFDDGCRPPLVIDDRFPEQTPAYESTGVPGLYFTGTLTQARDFKNSTNGFIHGFRYGTRALYRILAARHHGTPWPARQVAAAPDAISDAIIARVNRSSALWQQFGVLGDVVSVAAGGVALYQEEVPVAYVADGGLGPAGHRFVVTLEYGKDHDVTDPFDISVPRVTENDAANAHDASYLHPVVRHYRDGALAGVHHLAENLDNEWDLPMVHQQPLVVFVKECLADAG, from the coding sequence ATGGCGCACGACTACCTGATCATCGGTGCCGGGCCGGCCGGGCTGCAGCTGGCCGCCCTCCTCGAACGCGACGGTCATGACTATGTCGTCCTGGAACGCGGGGCCGGTCCCGGAACCTTCTTCACGAGGTTCCCGCGGCACCGCCAGCTGATCTCCATCAACAAGGTCCACACCGGGTACGCGGATCCGGAGCTGCGGCTTCGGATGGACTGGAACTCGCTGCTCAGCGACGATCCGGAGCTGCTGTTCACCCGCTACAGCGAGCGGTACTTCCCGCAGGCCGACGACCTCGTGCGCTACCTGGCCGACTTCGCGCGGGCGACCGGCGCGCGGGTGAGCTACGGCGCCGACGTCGTACGGATCGGCCGTGACGAAGACGGGTTCACCGCGACCGGCCGGGACGGGCGCTCGTGGCGCGCCCGCCGCCTCGTCATGGCCACCGGCGTCTCCGAGCTGTACGTCCCGCCGATCCCCGGCATCGAGACCGCCGAGCGCTACGACACGTTCGAGCCGGACCCGCGCTCCTTCACCGGGCAGCGGGTCCTCATCATCGGCAAGGGCAACTCGGGCTTCGAGACCGCGGACGCGCTGATGGAGCGGGCGGCGGTCATCCACGTCGCCGGGCCGCACTCCATCAGGATGGCCTGGCAGTCGCACTACGTCGGGCACCTGCGCGCGGTGAACAACAACTTCCTCGACAGCTACCAGCTCAAGTCGCAGAACTCCGTCCTGGACGGCACGGTGGAGAGCATCGAACGCCGCGACGACGGCACGTACCGGGTGCTGTTCCGCTACGCGCGCACCGTGGAGGCGCTGCGGGAGCTGCACTACGACCGGGTGATCGCGTGCACGGGGTTCCGGTTCGACGCGTCGGTGTTCGACGACGGCTGCCGTCCGCCGCTGGTGATCGACGACCGGTTCCCGGAGCAGACGCCCGCGTACGAGTCGACCGGCGTGCCCGGCCTGTACTTCACCGGCACCCTCACCCAGGCGCGCGACTTCAAGAACTCCACCAACGGCTTCATCCACGGCTTCCGGTACGGGACCCGCGCCCTGTACCGCATCCTGGCCGCCCGCCACCACGGCACCCCCTGGCCCGCCCGGCAGGTGGCGGCGGCCCCCGACGCGATCAGCGACGCGATCATCGCCAGGGTGAACCGGTCCTCGGCGCTGTGGCAGCAGTTCGGCGTGCTCGGCGACGTGGTCTCGGTGGCGGCCGGCGGCGTCGCGCTGTACCAGGAGGAGGTGCCGGTGGCGTACGTCGCCGACGGCGGCCTCGGGCCCGCCGGGCACCGGTTCGTCGTCACGCTGGAGTACGGGAAGGACCACGACGTCACGGACCCGTTCGACATCTCGGTCCCGCGCGTCACCGAGAACGACGCCGCCAACGCCCACGACGCGAGCTACCTGCACCCGGTGGTGCGCCACTACCGCGACGGCGCGCTCGCCGGGGTCCACCACCTCGCCGAGAACCTGGACAACGAGTGGGACCTGCCGATGGTGCACCAGCAGCCCCTGGTCGTCTTCGTCAAGGAGTGCCTGGCCGATGCCGGCTGA
- a CDS encoding SGNH/GDSL hydrolase family protein encodes MRHNGDMPVEAPGQLGGTVGAMTVTMTTTRTLALGLAALLLTAACAGTPDASGTPDASGPPAGPGASGPARVLFLGDSVAAGEALPLAAAFEAGGVAFTSLAADGGGNVVGPFADRNWEKLPGRIAAARPTVVIYQLTTYDWGGPGEQRAAYDRLLATVSGAGAKLVLLTSPPIRPDDFYRPHLADLNRAPGVARKVAAASAGRAAFLDAAAVWGGAYRRVRDGMPDRSADGIHTCPQGAARFTVWLLKELAKLYPGFTPPPPRSWAGAGWSADRHFTGC; translated from the coding sequence TTGCGACACAACGGCGACATGCCGGTGGAGGCGCCGGGACAGCTCGGCGGCACCGTCGGAGCCATGACCGTGACCATGACCACGACACGAACCCTCGCCCTCGGCCTGGCCGCGCTGCTGCTGACCGCCGCCTGCGCCGGCACCCCGGACGCGAGCGGCACCCCGGACGCGAGCGGCCCGCCGGCCGGGCCCGGCGCGTCCGGGCCCGCCAGGGTGCTGTTCCTCGGCGACTCCGTCGCGGCCGGCGAGGCGCTGCCCCTGGCGGCCGCGTTCGAGGCCGGCGGCGTCGCCTTCACCTCCCTCGCCGCGGACGGCGGCGGGAACGTCGTCGGCCCCTTCGCGGACCGGAACTGGGAGAAGCTGCCCGGCCGGATCGCCGCCGCCCGCCCGACGGTGGTGATCTACCAGCTCACCACCTACGACTGGGGCGGCCCGGGGGAGCAGCGCGCGGCCTACGACAGGCTCCTGGCCACGGTGAGCGGGGCCGGCGCGAAGCTCGTCCTCCTCACCTCCCCGCCGATCAGGCCCGACGACTTCTACCGGCCGCACCTGGCCGACCTGAACCGCGCACCCGGCGTCGCCAGGAAGGTCGCGGCCGCCTCCGCCGGCCGGGCGGCCTTCCTCGACGCGGCCGCCGTGTGGGGCGGCGCCTACCGGCGGGTCAGGGACGGGATGCCCGACCGCAGCGCCGACGGCATCCACACCTGCCCGCAGGGCGCCGCCCGCTTCACCGTCTGGCTGCTGAAGGAGCTGGCGAAGCTGTACCCGGGCTTCACGCCCCCGCCGCCGCGGTCCTGGGCCGGCGCGGGCTGGTCCGCGGACCGGCACTTCACCGGCTGCTGA
- a CDS encoding class I adenylate-forming enzyme family protein, producing the protein MPAEARPGEPYPGPVLDLLAAAGDRTVFEHGARAVSGARMLGLVRRVAAGLRAAGLGPGDGVALRLGVTPEAFAAVIAGHVVGARVVGVRPGLPPAQLRHVLHQDVTAVVADDGTGTLALADLLATPDEGGRPQPSGRPGDVARLLYTSGSTGTPKACAQTYAAMSAAWTARPEAWPPAIRELASRLRRYLVFGSLSSQVMMEYGVLTLAAGGTMVVADPPAFPEAITGLGATASVITVPRLYQLVAAQRRRPADLSSLRALMVSGSPLAASRLREALDVLGPVVFHGYGQTETGTISMATPWDVPPSVGFPPDVVDVVVRGPDGRPVPPGVDGELYVRTPAQAAGYWNDPGRSAEVFVDGWVRTRDLGHFDADGRLYLTGRTRDVVIVNANLYYTGPIERVLAAAPGVAEAYVVAAPDEETGEAAHAFVVPAADRVPDLDALRELVGERLGGACVPATITVVDEVPVGPGGKPDKRLLLPAIPRPEDGPVRLA; encoded by the coding sequence ATGCCGGCTGAGGCGAGGCCGGGCGAACCGTACCCGGGGCCGGTCCTGGACCTCCTGGCCGCCGCGGGGGACCGGACCGTGTTCGAGCACGGCGCCCGCGCCGTCAGCGGCGCGCGGATGCTCGGGCTCGTCCGGCGGGTCGCGGCGGGCCTGCGCGCGGCCGGGCTCGGCCCGGGGGACGGGGTCGCCCTGCGGCTCGGCGTCACGCCCGAGGCGTTCGCCGCGGTCATCGCCGGTCACGTCGTGGGGGCCCGGGTCGTCGGCGTACGGCCCGGGCTGCCCCCCGCCCAGCTGCGCCACGTGCTCCACCAGGACGTCACCGCGGTCGTCGCCGACGACGGGACCGGCACACTCGCCCTCGCCGACCTCCTGGCCACCCCTGACGAGGGCGGCCGGCCCCAGCCGTCCGGCCGCCCCGGCGACGTCGCCCGCCTGCTGTACACCAGCGGCAGCACCGGCACCCCCAAGGCATGCGCGCAGACGTACGCCGCCATGAGCGCGGCCTGGACGGCCCGGCCCGAGGCGTGGCCGCCGGCGATCAGGGAGCTGGCCTCCCGGTTGCGGCGCTACCTCGTGTTCGGCTCGCTGAGCAGCCAGGTGATGATGGAGTACGGCGTCCTGACCCTGGCGGCGGGCGGCACCATGGTCGTCGCCGACCCGCCGGCGTTCCCGGAGGCGATCACCGGGCTCGGGGCCACGGCGAGCGTCATCACCGTGCCCCGCCTGTACCAGTTGGTCGCCGCGCAGCGGCGCCGGCCGGCCGACCTGAGCAGCCTGCGGGCGCTCATGGTGTCCGGTTCGCCACTGGCGGCGTCGCGGCTGCGCGAGGCGCTCGACGTGCTGGGCCCGGTCGTGTTCCACGGCTACGGCCAGACGGAGACCGGCACCATCTCCATGGCCACGCCGTGGGACGTCCCGCCGTCGGTCGGGTTCCCCCCGGACGTCGTCGACGTCGTGGTGCGGGGCCCGGACGGCCGCCCGGTCCCGCCCGGGGTGGACGGCGAGCTGTACGTCCGCACCCCCGCCCAGGCCGCCGGCTACTGGAACGACCCCGGCCGGAGCGCCGAGGTCTTCGTGGACGGCTGGGTGCGCACCCGGGACCTGGGCCACTTCGACGCGGACGGCCGCCTGTACCTGACCGGCCGCACCCGGGACGTCGTCATCGTCAACGCGAACCTGTACTACACCGGCCCCATCGAGCGCGTCCTCGCCGCCGCGCCCGGCGTCGCGGAGGCGTACGTGGTCGCCGCCCCGGACGAGGAGACCGGCGAGGCGGCGCACGCCTTCGTGGTCCCGGCGGCGGACCGGGTCCCCGACCTGGACGCGCTGCGCGAGCTGGTCGGCGAGCGCCTCGGCGGCGCCTGCGTGCCCGCGACGATCACCGTCGTCGACGAGGTCCCGGTGGGCCCGGGCGGCAAGCCGGACAAACGCCTGCTGCTGCCCGCGATCCCGCGCCCGGAGGACGGCCCCGTACGGCTCGCCTGA
- a CDS encoding ricin-type beta-trefoil lectin domain protein produces the protein MDRSRARRLLTGLAALALLPIATAALRPAPAAAATSQFRGMNWAVPGDNFSTGPLVVDALSGSDSYATVQAKANALYDDMQATLGVNTVRLPINTHTVGTAWWNAYRGAVDAATARGWKVILAYWEDGAASGGRVTNLPAWHSMWSTVTSQYGSNGLVYFEPMNEPHGYSSAEWRDLAAAWLNAHPSAPPGRVLVGGTGYSQDLRDLCGDARFAGTLFSFHHYAFFYPANTYDGWRSHVQTRLGACASRAVVTEFGAPMNNGLNYADPSSTDNFVRHIRAVTQVMRDNAMGGTYWPAIGGKPGDIGYDWYSMYARSGSGTDQNLTIRNQSGANRLRYGWGDAVDGGGGPAPTTRIVNQNSGKCADVLQASTANAAEVVQYTCTGAANQQWQLRDLGNGYHNIVAQHSGKCLDVSNASTANNAAVIQYTCGTGANQQWQLRAVPGTGHVEIVARHSGKCLDVSGQSTADSARLQQYTCWGGANQHWDT, from the coding sequence ATGGACCGATCCCGAGCCAGGCGGCTGCTCACCGGGCTGGCGGCGCTGGCGCTCCTCCCGATCGCCACGGCCGCCTTACGGCCGGCGCCCGCGGCGGCCGCGACCAGCCAGTTCCGCGGCATGAACTGGGCGGTGCCGGGCGACAACTTCAGCACCGGCCCGCTCGTCGTGGACGCCCTCAGCGGCTCCGACAGCTACGCCACGGTGCAGGCCAAGGCCAACGCGCTCTACGACGACATGCAGGCGACACTCGGCGTGAACACGGTCCGGCTGCCGATCAACACCCACACCGTCGGCACCGCCTGGTGGAACGCCTACCGCGGCGCCGTCGACGCCGCCACGGCGCGCGGCTGGAAGGTCATCCTCGCCTACTGGGAGGACGGCGCGGCCTCCGGAGGCCGCGTCACCAACCTGCCGGCGTGGCACTCGATGTGGTCCACCGTGACCTCCCAGTACGGCTCGAACGGCCTGGTGTACTTCGAGCCGATGAACGAGCCGCACGGCTACAGCTCGGCCGAGTGGCGCGACCTCGCCGCCGCCTGGCTGAACGCCCACCCCTCGGCCCCGCCGGGCCGGGTGCTGGTCGGCGGCACCGGCTACAGCCAGGACCTCCGCGACCTGTGCGGCGACGCGCGTTTCGCGGGCACGCTGTTCTCGTTCCACCACTACGCGTTCTTCTACCCGGCCAACACCTACGACGGCTGGCGGTCCCACGTCCAGACCCGCCTCGGCGCCTGCGCCTCGCGGGCGGTCGTCACCGAGTTCGGGGCCCCGATGAACAACGGCCTGAACTACGCCGACCCCAGCAGCACGGACAACTTCGTCCGTCACATCCGCGCCGTCACCCAGGTGATGCGGGACAACGCCATGGGCGGCACCTACTGGCCGGCCATCGGCGGCAAGCCCGGCGACATCGGCTACGACTGGTACTCGATGTACGCCAGGAGCGGCAGCGGCACCGACCAGAACCTCACGATCCGCAACCAGTCCGGCGCGAACCGGCTGCGCTACGGCTGGGGTGACGCCGTCGACGGCGGCGGTGGCCCGGCGCCGACGACCCGGATCGTCAACCAGAACTCCGGCAAGTGCGCCGACGTCCTGCAGGCCTCGACCGCGAACGCCGCCGAGGTCGTCCAGTACACCTGCACCGGAGCCGCCAACCAGCAGTGGCAGCTCCGCGACCTCGGCAACGGCTACCACAACATCGTGGCGCAGCACTCCGGCAAGTGCCTCGACGTGAGCAACGCCTCCACCGCGAACAACGCGGCCGTCATCCAGTACACCTGCGGCACCGGCGCCAACCAGCAGTGGCAGCTCCGCGCCGTGCCCGGCACGGGCCACGTCGAGATCGTCGCCCGGCACTCGGGCAAGTGCCTCGACGTGTCCGGCCAGTCCACGGCGGACAGCGCCCGCCTCCAGCAGTACACCTGCTGGGGCGGCGCCAACCAGCACTGGGACACGTGA
- a CDS encoding ATP-binding cassette domain-containing protein — translation MPSARVTRVPALVRYAFAQAPLMAALTAVLAVLAGAAPVGITVGLGELAGGLTTAIGRGLDTPEARACYRWIAVVVVLFLLTHLAESARTVLGRALGRRVTGRLGERVMTAVSEPATIGHLEDPAYLDRIARARGEGAIDMPPGEALFGLSTKTSTWVTAVGSAALLAGLDLALGTVVLVVFAAIHFRLVRNYRIAVVENVSQTRKLRRTAYLRDVPTTPGPAREVRLFGLTAFFRDAYRSQWRANMAEVWRRRREHDLFVVVVVVTTGVTVAAVFHQLAHRAAAGDSTVADLTIGGLAVRALLQLLRADEDELRVGFGSRAAAEALAFPAVTGRADPAPVAEPPDATISVKDLRFRYPGATSEVLHGIDLDIPAGQSLAVVGLNGAGKTTLTRLLAGLDAPGGGCVRVGGTRIDEANRRAWQRQVVAVFQDFGRYRLPIRDNIAFGSLAHADDDEGLRAVAAQAGLQEFIERLPNGWDTVPADASGGEWQRIAIARALFGLRHGARLLIMDEPAAALDARAEAQLYDTFHELTAGATTVAVSHRFATVRKAQRVVVLEDGRIIEDGPHEALIEAGGRYAELFRLQAERFQGASS, via the coding sequence ATGCCGAGCGCCCGCGTCACCCGCGTGCCCGCCCTGGTCAGGTACGCCTTCGCGCAGGCGCCGCTCATGGCCGCCCTGACCGCGGTCCTGGCCGTCCTCGCCGGCGCGGCGCCCGTCGGGATCACCGTCGGGCTCGGCGAACTGGCGGGCGGGCTCACCACCGCGATCGGCCGCGGCCTGGACACGCCGGAGGCGCGCGCGTGCTACCGGTGGATCGCCGTCGTCGTCGTGTTGTTCCTCCTCACCCACCTCGCCGAGTCCGCGCGCACCGTCCTCGGCCGGGCCCTCGGCCGCCGGGTGACCGGCCGGCTGGGCGAGCGGGTGATGACGGCCGTCTCCGAGCCCGCGACGATCGGCCACCTGGAGGACCCCGCCTACCTCGACCGGATCGCCCGGGCCCGGGGCGAGGGAGCCATCGACATGCCGCCCGGAGAAGCCCTCTTCGGACTGTCCACCAAGACCTCGACGTGGGTCACCGCCGTCGGCTCGGCGGCGCTGCTCGCCGGCCTCGACCTGGCGCTCGGGACCGTCGTCCTCGTGGTCTTCGCCGCGATCCACTTCCGGCTGGTCAGGAACTACCGGATCGCCGTCGTGGAGAACGTGAGCCAGACGCGCAAGCTCCGGCGCACGGCGTACCTGCGGGACGTGCCGACCACGCCGGGCCCCGCCCGGGAGGTCCGCCTCTTCGGCCTCACGGCGTTCTTCCGCGACGCCTACCGGTCCCAGTGGCGGGCGAACATGGCCGAGGTCTGGCGCCGGCGGCGCGAACACGACCTGTTCGTCGTCGTCGTGGTCGTGACCACCGGCGTCACCGTGGCGGCGGTCTTCCACCAGCTGGCACACCGGGCCGCCGCCGGCGACTCGACGGTGGCGGACCTGACCATCGGCGGGCTCGCCGTCCGCGCGCTGCTGCAACTGTTGCGGGCGGACGAGGACGAGCTCCGCGTCGGCTTCGGCTCGCGGGCGGCCGCCGAGGCCCTCGCCTTCCCGGCCGTGACGGGGCGGGCGGACCCGGCGCCGGTCGCCGAGCCGCCGGACGCCACGATCTCCGTCAAGGACCTGCGCTTCCGCTACCCCGGCGCCACGAGCGAGGTGCTGCACGGCATCGACCTCGACATCCCCGCCGGCCAGTCGCTGGCCGTCGTGGGGCTCAACGGGGCCGGCAAGACGACGCTCACCCGGCTGCTCGCCGGCCTCGACGCGCCGGGCGGGGGCTGCGTACGCGTCGGCGGGACCCGGATCGACGAGGCCAACCGGCGGGCCTGGCAGCGGCAGGTCGTCGCGGTCTTCCAGGACTTCGGCCGGTACCGGCTGCCGATCCGGGACAACATCGCCTTCGGCTCCCTCGCCCACGCCGACGACGACGAGGGCCTGCGCGCGGTGGCCGCGCAGGCCGGGCTCCAGGAGTTCATCGAACGGCTCCCGAACGGCTGGGACACCGTGCCGGCCGACGCCTCGGGCGGCGAATGGCAGCGCATCGCCATCGCCCGCGCCCTGTTCGGCCTGCGGCACGGCGCCCGGCTGCTGATCATGGACGAGCCGGCCGCCGCCCTCGACGCCCGCGCCGAGGCCCAGCTCTACGACACCTTCCACGAGCTGACGGCCGGCGCCACGACGGTCGCCGTCTCCCACCGGTTCGCGACCGTGCGCAAGGCGCAGCGGGTGGTGGTGCTCGAGGACGGCCGGATCATCGAGGACGGCCCGCACGAGGCCCTGATCGAGGCCGGCGGCCGGTACGCCGAGCTGTTCCGGCTCCAGGCGGAGCGTTTCCAGGGGGCCTCGTCGTGA
- a CDS encoding ABC transporter ATP-binding protein: MTGPLRLVLTLGPRTDLARTPVVVAVAILEQATGVGLAVLLGLFSEAASRHATSSVLVLSLCLAVFVMLTQGTFIAGYFTRLRLSEEIQHETERRFIDVAGTTPTLEIHERPGRAARAAAVRAGRADLREGFDRVLWLAGAALVWVASAVLMAAVVPILAVLPLFAVPVLLATRRADRERGAAVERAAPRTRLAEHLFTLAATAGHGRETRLFGLAGELRRRHREQWDRGGRDILVAELRSRVPLALAWVVFVLAYAAAIALMVRAGLTGDASLGLIVAAAAVSSQIVGQAQALLSQLSWVAASVRAARVFLQVVEEGAAERAAVVPAAPAAVPSRLERGITLEGLGFRYGDRDRPALSGIDLELPAGSVVALVGENGAGKSTLVKLLCGLYRPAAGRVLVDGTDLARFAPEQWRARVTAAFQDPDHLELRLGESVGLGSLEHGDDPERVLEALRTAGGDRLLDALPDGLHTRLGRTSWDGEGLSGGQWQTVANARAAMRREPLLRILDEPTASLDARAEEWLFQRYAGASRLPGGVTVLVTHRLTTARAADLIVVLDGGRVAETGTHDALSRSGGLYAELFRLQARYFV; the protein is encoded by the coding sequence GTGACCGGCCCGCTGCGTCTCGTCCTCACCCTCGGGCCCCGTACCGACCTGGCCAGGACCCCGGTCGTCGTGGCGGTGGCGATCCTGGAGCAGGCGACCGGGGTCGGCCTCGCGGTCCTGCTCGGACTGTTCAGCGAGGCGGCGAGCCGGCACGCGACGAGCTCGGTGCTGGTGCTGTCGCTGTGCCTGGCCGTGTTCGTGATGCTCACCCAGGGCACGTTCATCGCCGGCTACTTCACCCGGCTCCGCCTGTCGGAGGAGATCCAGCACGAGACCGAGCGCCGCTTCATCGACGTGGCCGGCACGACGCCGACGCTGGAGATCCACGAGCGTCCCGGCCGCGCCGCCAGGGCGGCCGCGGTCCGCGCCGGTCGCGCCGACCTCCGCGAGGGCTTCGACCGGGTGCTGTGGCTGGCCGGGGCCGCGCTGGTCTGGGTGGCGTCGGCCGTCCTGATGGCCGCGGTCGTCCCGATCCTCGCGGTCCTGCCGCTCTTCGCCGTCCCCGTGCTGCTGGCCACCCGGAGGGCCGACCGCGAGCGCGGCGCGGCCGTCGAGCGGGCGGCGCCGCGTACCAGGCTGGCCGAGCACCTGTTCACGCTGGCGGCCACGGCCGGGCACGGCCGCGAGACCCGGCTGTTCGGGCTGGCGGGCGAGCTACGCCGGCGGCACCGCGAGCAGTGGGACCGCGGCGGCCGCGACATCCTCGTGGCCGAGCTGCGGTCCCGGGTACCGCTCGCGCTGGCCTGGGTAGTGTTCGTGCTGGCCTACGCGGCCGCGATCGCCCTGATGGTGCGGGCCGGGCTGACCGGTGACGCCTCGCTCGGCCTCATCGTCGCGGCCGCCGCGGTCAGCAGCCAGATCGTCGGGCAGGCGCAGGCCCTGCTGAGCCAGCTCTCCTGGGTGGCCGCGTCGGTGCGGGCCGCGCGGGTGTTCCTGCAGGTCGTCGAGGAAGGCGCCGCGGAACGGGCGGCCGTCGTGCCGGCCGCGCCGGCGGCGGTCCCGTCCCGGCTGGAGCGCGGCATCACGCTGGAGGGGCTCGGGTTCCGGTACGGGGACCGGGACCGGCCCGCGCTGAGCGGGATCGACCTCGAACTGCCGGCCGGCTCCGTGGTGGCCCTGGTCGGCGAGAACGGCGCGGGCAAGTCCACCCTGGTGAAGCTGCTGTGCGGCCTCTACCGGCCGGCTGCGGGCCGCGTCCTGGTGGACGGGACCGATCTCGCCCGGTTCGCCCCTGAGCAGTGGCGGGCCCGGGTCACGGCGGCCTTCCAGGACCCGGACCACCTGGAGCTGCGGCTGGGGGAGTCGGTCGGGCTGGGCTCGCTGGAGCACGGCGACGATCCGGAACGCGTCCTGGAGGCGTTGCGGACGGCCGGCGGCGACCGCTTGCTGGACGCGCTGCCGGACGGGCTCCACACCCGGCTCGGCCGGACGTCGTGGGACGGCGAGGGGTTGTCCGGCGGTCAGTGGCAGACGGTCGCGAACGCCCGCGCCGCGATGCGGCGGGAGCCGTTGCTGCGGATCCTGGACGAGCCGACCGCCAGCCTGGACGCCCGGGCCGAGGAGTGGCTGTTCCAGCGGTACGCCGGCGCGAGCCGGCTGCCGGGAGGCGTCACCGTCCTGGTCACGCACCGCCTCACGACCGCCCGGGCGGCCGACCTCATCGTCGTCCTGGACGGCGGCAGGGTCGCCGAGACCGGCACCCACGACGCGCTGAGCCGCTCCGGCGGGCTCTACGCCGAGTTGTTCCGCCTGCAGGCGCGTTACTTTGTCTAG